The region TAGCTACCACAGCTAGATCCAAAAGATATGCCCAAAAGCGCATCCAAAAGCCTGCATAGTGGAATTCACGACCTGTTGGAGCACTTACCACTGACTCATGTTTTATAGTGTCGTTTGATTCGGTTGAATGAGACTGATTTTCCATGTTCCCACCTCTATTCTGCATATAAATACATCAGGCGCGGAGAGCTTGGCTGCGCAAATGTTTTTAACATTGCGGTGACTTGTTCATCTCCACCTATTACTTTTTGCATGCTCATTGAAAGCCAAGAAGGCAGTCCGAATCCTTGATTGTATTGAATTACTTGTGCACCTTTTAACTTATAATCTTTCTCCATTCCTTTTACTGCATCTTCAAAATAGCCTAATTGATCGACCAGCTTCAGTTCTTTAGCCTGACGTCCATCGTACACTCGTCCATCTGCAATAGAACGCACTTTTTCTTTAGACAAGTGACGTCCTTCAGAGATAACATTGACAAAACCATCATATGAGTTGTCTACAAGTGTTTGCATAATTTCTTTTTCTTCTCCGGTCATTTCTCTTGTTGGAGACATAATATCTTTATGAGCTCCGCTTTTAATAACAACAGATTCTACTCCTAGTTTATCAGCCAGCTTGCCGTAATTGACGCTTTGCATAATTACGCCTAATGAACCTGTTAAAGTGTCCGGGATTGCATAGATTTTATTAGCAGCTGTTGAAATGTAGTAGCCTCCTGAAGCAGCCATTGATCCCATTGAAATATACACTGGCTTTTTCGTTTCTTTCTTCAGCTCTTCAATTTTTTTATGTATTTCAGCACTTTCAACGACGCCGCCGCCCGGTGAATTCACCTTAATAATGACTCCTTTGACTGCCTTATCATTTTTTGCAGCCTCTAACTGCTTTAAAAATGCTTGGTGGTTATAACCATTTTGGGACATAAGCGGAGAGGAACTGCTTCCTGTATCTTGAATCGTTCCATTGACCTCTAGCACTGCAATTTTCTTAGCTGCATTCCCTTTTTCGATAACTGTTTCTGATAGTTCACTGTCATCTCCTCCAAAGATGCCTGCCAAACCGTCATCTTTTTCTTCTTTGACTGAAAAACCAATATTAACAATCGCAGAAAAAATGAATAAGCAGGCCGCAATTAAAAGAGCAATCCACCTTTTTTTGTTCATGAAAATCCTCCTTTTTAGGTGTCAGAATTAAAAGATTATTCTTTTAATTCTTAAAGCAATAATGCTATAATTATTGTAACAAACTTTTTTTAAAAAGTTTACTTTATCGCTAATATTTTACATATCAGACAAACAAGGGGGAACTATCTATGCCAAATCGTCGCAACGTTTATTTCTTTCATCCAAAAAACCAGGAAACAAAGGCGCTTGTAAGTCCACTTATTGAACTTGCAAAACAATATGACTTTCAAGTAGTAGACC is a window of Priestia aryabhattai DNA encoding:
- the sppA gene encoding signal peptide peptidase SppA, which gives rise to MNKKRWIALLIAACLFIFSAIVNIGFSVKEEKDDGLAGIFGGDDSELSETVIEKGNAAKKIAVLEVNGTIQDTGSSSSPLMSQNGYNHQAFLKQLEAAKNDKAVKGVIIKVNSPGGGVVESAEIHKKIEELKKETKKPVYISMGSMAASGGYYISTAANKIYAIPDTLTGSLGVIMQSVNYGKLADKLGVESVVIKSGAHKDIMSPTREMTGEEKEIMQTLVDNSYDGFVNVISEGRHLSKEKVRSIADGRVYDGRQAKELKLVDQLGYFEDAVKGMEKDYKLKGAQVIQYNQGFGLPSWLSMSMQKVIGGDEQVTAMLKTFAQPSSPRLMYLYAE